The following coding sequences are from one Leptospira bouyouniensis window:
- a CDS encoding tetratricopeptide repeat protein — protein sequence MRNILIFIIPFIFILSCTKSNSENELTKEALEINKHALVIAKSNPTEALQLFKKASLLDPKNLDYINNQGAIHLTLKQYDLAKPLFISTIQINPKYIRGHYNLGKCFYELGDYNSALKSYKKAIQNSPNHENLEARFNLAATYAKLKRKKDAIQEYKIFLSKIDPSNRQAIDETKKRIQELEKK from the coding sequence ATGAGAAATATCTTAATTTTTATTATTCCTTTTATATTTATTTTAAGTTGCACAAAATCAAATAGTGAAAACGAACTCACTAAAGAAGCATTAGAAATTAACAAACATGCACTAGTCATTGCAAAAAGTAATCCAACGGAAGCCTTACAACTTTTTAAAAAAGCAAGCTTGTTAGATCCAAAAAATCTAGATTATATTAACAACCAAGGAGCAATCCATTTAACATTAAAACAATATGACCTAGCAAAACCGCTATTCATATCAACGATTCAAATAAATCCAAAATATATACGTGGCCATTATAATCTGGGGAAATGTTTTTACGAACTTGGCGATTATAATTCAGCATTAAAAAGCTACAAAAAGGCGATTCAAAATTCACCAAATCATGAAAATTTAGAAGCACGATTCAATCTTGCAGCTACCTACGCAAAATTAAAAAGGAAAAAGGACGCAATCCAAGAATATAAAATATTTTTATCAAAAATAGATCCATCAAACAGACAAGCAATTGATGAAACGAAAAAGAGAATCCAAGAATTGGAGAAAAAATAA